In the genome of Candidatus Moraniibacteriota bacterium, one region contains:
- a CDS encoding transcriptional repressor, which produces MKKNTGEASTLSRQGKGLRKSVARDAILDTFMNAGKPLSVPGIITSLSAKGTSVNKTTVYREIETLKKIGRVREVFFRNDTALYEFAGDHHHHLVCVSCGDVREVRLNESLEQEENRLARRERFTILDHSLEFFGMCERCR; this is translated from the coding sequence ATGAAGAAAAATACCGGAGAAGCTTCGACACTTTCCCGCCAAGGAAAAGGTCTGCGGAAATCCGTAGCGCGTGACGCGATACTCGATACTTTTATGAATGCCGGAAAGCCCCTCTCGGTTCCGGGTATAATAACGTCGCTTAGCGCCAAGGGAACGAGCGTCAATAAAACTACTGTGTATCGGGAAATCGAGACATTGAAGAAAATAGGACGAGTGAGAGAGGTGTTCTTTCGAAATGACACGGCGCTGTACGAATTCGCCGGCGACCATCACCATCATTTGGTGTGCGTGTCCTGTGGCGATGTCCGCGAAGTTCGTTTGAATGAATCGCTTGAACAGGAAGAGAATCGTTTGGCACGTCGCGAGCGATTTACGATTCTTGATCACTCCCTGGAATTTTTCGGAATGTGCGAGCGATGTCGGTAG
- a CDS encoding mannose-1-phosphate guanylyltransferase, producing MLNVSLETRPVAVIFAGGQGMRLWPASTRSLPKQVSPIFSKKTLVREAFERALTIFPQDRIVIVTTKDLEEKIKKIIPLPAKNFIVQPKNADTATAMCLTALHLETLFPESIAVLLYSDHKIAKLQDFKEAVKQAIQIADRYNTLVTIGTVPTTASTQFGYIELADPQAERNVYRAGIFKEKPELTLAKRYVTSGRYVWNTGVYIWKTSVLLNMLKEVAPEHYERLVHLRVFIGGENYAQEVSDWFERVEPKPFEKVVSEKISDMLVYVARYSWADVGSWKSVYDLAKKDANGNVLLDAYEHGSVRFSHTSGSMVLSQSKNTVLLGMEDTIVIQTDDNLLICNRKNIDDIKKVITDLT from the coding sequence ATGCTCAATGTTTCCCTGGAAACTCGACCGGTAGCAGTGATATTTGCAGGAGGTCAGGGTATGCGCTTATGGCCAGCTTCCACTCGAAGTCTTCCGAAACAAGTAAGTCCTATCTTTTCCAAGAAGACGCTGGTTCGAGAGGCGTTTGAAAGAGCTTTGACAATATTCCCACAAGATAGAATTGTCATTGTTACTACTAAAGACTTGGAAGAGAAAATTAAGAAAATTATACCGCTTCCTGCGAAGAACTTTATCGTGCAACCCAAGAATGCTGATACGGCAACAGCTATGTGTTTGACGGCATTGCATTTGGAAACGCTGTTTCCGGAAAGTATAGCTGTACTTCTATATTCGGATCATAAGATAGCAAAACTTCAGGATTTTAAAGAAGCGGTAAAGCAAGCTATTCAGATCGCTGATAGGTATAATACGCTGGTGACGATTGGCACTGTGCCGACGACAGCAAGTACTCAGTTTGGCTATATAGAATTAGCAGACCCTCAGGCAGAACGAAATGTGTACCGAGCCGGGATCTTTAAGGAAAAGCCGGAACTGACATTGGCAAAACGCTATGTGACAAGCGGACGATATGTTTGGAATACGGGGGTATACATCTGGAAGACGTCGGTTCTTCTCAATATGTTAAAAGAGGTGGCTCCGGAGCATTACGAGCGCTTGGTGCATCTCAGAGTTTTCATTGGCGGAGAGAACTATGCACAAGAAGTGTCGGATTGGTTTGAACGAGTAGAGCCGAAACCCTTTGAGAAAGTTGTCAGTGAAAAAATTTCCGATATGTTGGTGTATGTTGCCCGTTATTCTTGGGCTGACGTGGGAAGTTGGAAGTCGGTGTATGATCTCGCCAAAAAGGATGCGAATGGGAATGTATTGCTTGATGCCTATGAACATGGATCAGTCCGATTCTCTCATACATCGGGGAGTATGGTGCTATCCCAAAGTAAGAACACTGTCTTATTGGGCATGGAAGATACGATAGTTATTCAAACGGACGACAATCTCCTTATTTGCAACAGAAAAAATATTGATGATATCAAGAAAGTCATCACCGATCTGACGTAG
- a CDS encoding zinc ABC transporter substrate-binding protein, which yields MKRFFFIAVFLMIALVGIYGFVWSIRKDSINSIHSDVQSGNPGKLHVTASFYPLYFFAERIGGDKAEVANIVPSGAEPHDYEPTAQDMARMEKSDLIILNGGGFEAWGDRIERNIRTEDTVIVMAGDSLMTRETSGDDSLTTDPHIWIDPVLARTMAQNIARGFEQVDPENAKYYRENTSVLLAGLADLDAAYRGGLQVCATRNIITSHSAFGYLAAEYGLNQVSIAGLSPDAEPSPAQLAQIAQFAKTNNVQYIFFESLASPKLSQTIATEVGAKTLVLNPIEGLSGEEISQGEDYFSVMRENLVNLQTALQCNQK from the coding sequence ATGAAGAGATTCTTTTTTATCGCCGTGTTCTTGATGATTGCTCTTGTGGGAATATATGGTTTCGTCTGGAGTATCAGAAAAGATTCGATCAACTCAATCCATTCAGATGTCCAGTCGGGGAATCCCGGGAAATTGCACGTGACGGCAAGCTTTTATCCGCTCTATTTCTTTGCGGAGCGGATTGGCGGAGACAAGGCGGAAGTGGCGAATATCGTTCCCTCAGGAGCGGAGCCGCATGACTATGAACCGACGGCACAGGATATGGCACGAATGGAAAAATCTGACCTTATCATTTTGAATGGCGGGGGATTCGAAGCGTGGGGTGATCGCATTGAGCGGAATATTCGCACGGAAGATACGGTCATAGTTATGGCGGGGGATAGCCTTATGACGAGAGAGACATCAGGGGATGATTCGCTTACTACGGATCCGCACATATGGATCGATCCGGTGCTGGCAAGGACGATGGCGCAGAATATTGCTCGCGGGTTCGAACAAGTCGATCCGGAGAACGCCAAATATTACCGTGAGAACACGAGCGTTCTTCTTGCTGGACTTGCCGATCTGGATGCTGCCTATCGCGGAGGGCTCCAAGTGTGTGCAACTAGGAATATTATTACCTCCCATTCCGCATTCGGGTACTTGGCAGCGGAATACGGATTGAATCAGGTGTCGATAGCGGGACTTTCTCCCGATGCTGAGCCGTCTCCTGCACAGCTTGCTCAGATTGCCCAATTCGCCAAAACGAACAATGTGCAGTATATTTTCTTTGAGAGTCTCGCAAGTCCGAAACTGTCACAGACAATTGCTACGGAAGTCGGCGCAAAGACACTCGTACTCAATCCGATCGAAGGTTTGAGTGGCGAGGAGATTTCCCAAGGCGAGGATTATTTTTCGGTGATGCGAGAAAATCTTGTAAATTTGCAAACAGCACTGCAATGCAATCAGAAGTAA
- a CDS encoding response regulator, which yields MKDNGAKRILVIEDDAFLMDAYKVKLQQSKYGILFAQDGEAGLDIARRERPDVIILDLVLPKMSGVDVLKALKDGDDTKDIPVIVASNLDQKKMIEETKALGAADYFIKSNISINELIEKLDSYLSKP from the coding sequence ATGAAAGATAATGGCGCAAAGAGAATTCTAGTAATCGAAGATGATGCATTTCTGATGGATGCATATAAAGTCAAGCTCCAGCAATCCAAATACGGCATCTTGTTTGCTCAAGATGGAGAGGCTGGGCTGGATATCGCTCGGAGAGAACGTCCGGATGTCATTATTCTCGATCTTGTTTTGCCGAAAATGAGCGGTGTTGATGTTCTGAAAGCTTTGAAAGATGGTGATGACACTAAAGATATCCCCGTCATTGTTGCCTCCAATCTGGATCAAAAGAAAATGATAGAGGAGACAAAGGCGCTGGGAGCCGCCGATTACTTTATAAAAAGCAATATTTCAATTAACGAACTTATTGAAAAGTTGGATAGCTATTTGTCCAAACCGTGA
- a CDS encoding CHASE domain-containing protein, with amino-acid sequence MKTKKQLSRMSVANWIGISVLVLGVSVLVGWLLDIELLIRVLPQLSAMNPSTAVLFVALALSFLLVGWENHQKSGIFLGIARTLLAAVVLFATLRVVDIALGDIMRIDSLLFSNEIAQATAPARMSLSTATNFFLLGVSIFLALSGNRLLAFFGQLGAIATLSISGLALFLYSWKSVIFLENPFYFSMALHTAAAFFLLAIAVTLCLRERCSTRLHLFNFKFLSGIFLLFAFTWYFLIAPEITKLPKNFSYLAGITSSENLYDSKADTYAPEQVFHGNLSYRTVNSTRKLRQIVGTLVFSESGETTERRYGVNAYTLQHVVGYGDRDRDGFLFAPKYLNKEEFTYWPIGSDAPVSMKFEGEEDVSGLIVYRYSSHYISDETANFPVVSEEYPGSGIESDAYLQVWVEPETGWLVKYEDTAVSYVYNQETGERMHPWSKWNREFTPISISEQTTLARRYAQQQLVVERIIPFIFFAIAVVIIFVGIAFRYQKRIFVYILPAFVLLSGFGGTFFMWEYAKSNVYWQISTEFARESDSLRNLILERLEIYANALKSGRGLLLSSDAVKRDEWKTFVEGIDIQRNYPGVQGIGFAQVLNPDEVSSFEESVRAEGFPEFKVFPDTPRSIYTSIKYLEPFDFRNQRAFGYDMFSQEVRRMAMEYARDNDETAISGKVLLLQETDDDVQAGFLMYVPLYAKGSAIDTVEKRREAISGYVYSPFRMGDFVNSAVSRQSYGIAIDIFDGQSAEEDNKMYGDSPAVDQSSDLDRENRFVSTQTVELYGHLWTFQFVSLPGYGLGDFQEAYPSLVLRLGIILSILLAGITYSLSSSRARAVNLAEEITEDLRDRTRALEEVKKRDEAILAGIGEGLAATDERGRIIMTNRAFSDILGWSGVEAAGKHMVDFVPMETESGERVLPQDRPLSKVLNAGKVVIDPDKYYVRKDGSRVSVELNVAPVESEGRSIGVIEIFRDISKEKEVDRMKTEFLSLASHQLRTPLAAMKWFLEILMDGTSGKLKDNQRDIVERVNRSNNNMIELVNSLLNVSRLEQGRIMVDPSPTDLKQLLQEVLGELTVSFQSKKQEIVNHFDATTLVINVDAKLIRQIYLNLVSNAVKYSPLGSKIEISLTKMSGDVVFSVKDSGYGIPKDEHDRIFTKFYRASNIATKETDGNGLGLYLVKKIVEVSGGRIWFESEENKGTTFSFSLPLSGSKKREGVKTLT; translated from the coding sequence ATGAAAACAAAAAAACAACTATCACGCATGAGCGTCGCGAATTGGATTGGCATTTCGGTGCTTGTTTTGGGTGTGTCTGTCCTGGTGGGATGGCTACTTGATATTGAGCTGCTTATCCGGGTGTTACCTCAGTTATCTGCCATGAATCCTTCTACGGCGGTCTTGTTTGTTGCTCTGGCATTGTCGTTTTTGTTGGTCGGATGGGAGAATCACCAAAAGTCCGGTATATTTCTTGGAATCGCTCGGACACTCTTGGCTGCCGTGGTGTTATTTGCAACATTGCGAGTGGTAGATATTGCTCTTGGAGATATCATGCGGATTGATTCTTTGTTATTTTCAAATGAAATCGCGCAAGCAACAGCTCCGGCGAGGATGTCTTTGTCTACCGCAACAAACTTCTTTCTCTTGGGCGTATCGATCTTTTTGGCATTGTCAGGAAATCGCTTGCTTGCATTTTTTGGACAGTTGGGGGCTATTGCGACCCTCTCTATCTCCGGACTAGCGCTTTTCCTGTACTCTTGGAAGAGTGTGATTTTTCTGGAAAATCCTTTCTACTTCAGCATGGCTTTGCATACGGCTGCTGCCTTCTTCCTCTTAGCGATTGCGGTTACTCTGTGTTTGCGGGAGCGATGTTCTACACGACTTCATCTGTTCAATTTCAAATTCCTGAGCGGAATTTTTCTTCTGTTTGCTTTCACATGGTATTTCTTGATTGCTCCCGAAATTACCAAATTGCCGAAAAATTTTTCTTATCTTGCCGGAATAACGTCTTCGGAAAATCTGTATGATTCGAAAGCTGATACGTATGCCCCCGAACAAGTGTTTCATGGGAACCTGTCTTATCGGACGGTAAATTCGACGAGGAAGCTTCGTCAGATAGTGGGCACATTGGTGTTCTCCGAGTCAGGCGAGACTACGGAGAGGCGGTATGGGGTCAATGCGTATACTCTGCAGCATGTTGTTGGGTATGGGGATCGCGATCGGGATGGTTTTCTCTTTGCGCCAAAATATCTCAATAAAGAGGAGTTTACCTACTGGCCGATTGGTTCTGACGCGCCGGTTTCTATGAAGTTCGAAGGTGAGGAAGATGTATCCGGACTGATCGTTTATCGTTATTCCAGCCATTATATTTCAGATGAGACCGCCAATTTTCCCGTAGTTTCCGAAGAATACCCTGGGAGTGGCATTGAGTCGGATGCCTATTTGCAGGTTTGGGTAGAGCCGGAAACGGGGTGGCTGGTAAAGTATGAAGATACTGCTGTTTCCTATGTCTATAATCAAGAGACGGGTGAGCGGATGCACCCTTGGTCTAAGTGGAATCGTGAATTTACCCCGATATCTATCAGCGAACAAACGACTCTTGCTCGTCGATACGCGCAGCAGCAACTCGTTGTCGAACGCATTATCCCGTTTATTTTTTTTGCTATCGCTGTCGTGATTATCTTTGTCGGTATCGCATTTCGATATCAGAAGAGAATTTTTGTGTATATCTTGCCAGCATTTGTTCTCTTATCGGGTTTCGGAGGAACGTTTTTCATGTGGGAATATGCAAAATCAAACGTTTATTGGCAAATATCCACTGAGTTTGCCAGGGAATCTGATTCCCTGAGAAATCTTATCCTGGAAAGGTTGGAAATCTATGCGAATGCTCTAAAGAGTGGACGAGGGTTGCTTCTCTCTTCTGACGCGGTGAAGCGTGATGAGTGGAAAACATTCGTAGAGGGGATTGATATACAGAGAAACTACCCTGGCGTGCAAGGTATAGGTTTCGCGCAGGTTTTGAATCCGGACGAGGTGAGTTCATTTGAAGAGTCTGTTCGGGCGGAAGGATTTCCTGAATTCAAAGTGTTTCCCGATACTCCGCGCAGCATATATACTTCTATAAAATATTTGGAGCCTTTTGACTTCAGAAATCAAAGGGCATTTGGATACGACATGTTCTCTCAAGAAGTGAGGAGAATGGCAATGGAATATGCTCGAGATAATGATGAGACAGCTATTTCCGGAAAAGTTCTTTTGTTGCAAGAAACCGATGATGATGTTCAGGCGGGTTTCTTGATGTATGTCCCTCTGTATGCCAAAGGGTCTGCAATCGATACGGTTGAAAAGAGAAGAGAAGCTATTTCCGGCTATGTATATAGCCCTTTCCGGATGGGGGATTTTGTAAACTCGGCAGTATCTCGTCAGTCATACGGGATAGCGATTGATATTTTTGATGGACAGAGCGCAGAAGAAGATAACAAGATGTATGGTGATAGTCCTGCCGTGGACCAGTCTTCTGACTTGGATCGGGAAAATCGTTTTGTGAGCACTCAAACCGTAGAATTGTACGGGCATCTATGGACTTTTCAATTTGTCTCATTGCCAGGATATGGGTTAGGAGATTTCCAAGAGGCGTATCCATCGCTCGTGCTCCGGTTGGGAATTATCCTCAGTATTTTACTGGCAGGTATCACATATTCGCTATCTTCTTCTCGTGCTCGGGCTGTCAACTTGGCCGAGGAGATCACGGAGGATCTGCGAGATCGGACGAGGGCATTGGAAGAAGTAAAGAAAAGAGACGAGGCTATCTTGGCTGGTATTGGTGAGGGTTTGGCTGCGACTGATGAGCGGGGGCGGATTATCATGACAAATCGCGCGTTTTCGGACATTCTGGGTTGGAGTGGTGTTGAAGCGGCAGGGAAGCATATGGTGGATTTTGTGCCCATGGAAACCGAGTCCGGCGAGAGAGTTCTTCCTCAGGATCGCCCGCTTTCGAAGGTGTTGAATGCTGGGAAAGTCGTTATTGATCCGGATAAATACTATGTTCGCAAGGATGGAAGCAGAGTCTCGGTTGAGCTAAATGTCGCACCGGTTGAATCTGAGGGGCGATCCATAGGCGTTATCGAGATCTTTCGCGACATAAGCAAGGAGAAAGAGGTTGATCGCATGAAAACAGAATTTCTTTCGTTGGCAAGTCATCAGTTGCGTACGCCGCTTGCCGCTATGAAGTGGTTTTTGGAAATTCTCATGGATGGCACTTCCGGAAAGTTGAAAGACAATCAAAGGGATATAGTGGAGAGAGTGAATCGATCAAATAATAATATGATTGAATTGGTAAACTCTTTATTGAATGTTTCACGACTTGAGCAGGGGCGGATTATGGTGGATCCGAGCCCAACGGATTTAAAGCAACTTTTGCAGGAGGTTCTGGGAGAGCTGACGGTTAGCTTTCAGTCAAAGAAGCAGGAAATCGTGAACCATTTCGATGCCACTACCCTGGTAATCAATGTTGATGCTAAGCTTATTCGCCAGATCTATCTGAATCTTGTGAGTAATGCTGTAAAGTACTCACCATTGGGATCAAAGATTGAGATTTCTCTAACGAAAATGTCGGGAGATGTTGTATTTTCTGTAAAAGACAGTGGGTATGGAATCCCTAAAGATGAACATGATCGAATATTTACTAAGTTCTATCGAGCGTCGAATATTGCCACGAAAGAAACAGATGGAAACGGATTGGGGCTTTATTTGGTTAAAAAAATAGTCGAAGTGTCGGGAGGAAGAATCTGGTTCGAAAGTGAAGAGAACAAAGGGACAACATTTAGTTTTTCTTTACCGCTTTCCGGAAGCAAGAAGCGAGAAGGTGTTAAAACATTAACATAG
- a CDS encoding TatD family hydrolase: MIDTHAHIHEVVFDDDRDEAIRRANAAGVGKIITVGTSVAESVDAVAAAERYEEVLFAAVAVHPHEYSKMPERDVRLEWIKRLEEIAVRPKVVAIGECGLDYHAFNGVSVSEEQRNIQQEGFRDHLELARRIGKPVVIHARESYEDVLDIVRRYAEDIPSIVLHCYQGDKGVTQKFLDLSDNILFSFAGNITYPVKKSIAGTKDDVRESIKVIPLERILTETDCPYLAPQKYRGARNEPAYVTEVAKKIAEIKGMPVEGVGLLTEKNAHRSFFQLS; this comes from the coding sequence ATGATTGATACGCATGCGCATATTCACGAAGTGGTATTTGACGATGATCGGGACGAGGCGATTCGTCGAGCGAATGCTGCGGGAGTGGGGAAAATCATAACGGTTGGTACCAGCGTGGCAGAGAGCGTTGATGCTGTTGCGGCAGCCGAGCGGTACGAAGAAGTACTCTTTGCGGCTGTTGCCGTGCATCCGCATGAGTATTCCAAGATGCCCGAGCGTGACGTGCGGTTGGAATGGATAAAGAGGCTGGAGGAAATAGCGGTACGCCCGAAGGTGGTGGCGATCGGTGAGTGCGGACTGGACTACCATGCCTTCAACGGGGTTTCAGTGTCGGAAGAACAGCGGAATATCCAACAGGAAGGATTTCGAGATCATTTGGAGCTTGCCAGGCGTATTGGGAAGCCAGTCGTTATCCATGCGCGCGAATCGTATGAAGATGTCCTTGATATCGTGCGCAGATATGCCGAGGATATTCCGTCTATTGTCTTGCATTGTTATCAGGGCGACAAGGGAGTGACGCAGAAGTTTCTTGATTTGAGCGATAATATCCTCTTTTCTTTTGCGGGAAATATCACTTATCCGGTGAAGAAGTCGATAGCGGGAACCAAGGACGATGTTCGTGAGAGTATCAAGGTGATCCCGCTTGAGCGGATACTTACCGAGACGGATTGTCCCTATCTGGCGCCGCAGAAGTATCGTGGCGCTCGGAATGAGCCGGCGTATGTGACGGAAGTTGCCAAGAAGATTGCTGAGATAAAAGGAATGCCTGTTGAGGGGGTTGGGCTCTTGACGGAAAAAAATGCACATCGGAGTTTCTTTCAGTTATCTTGA
- a CDS encoding glycosyltransferase has protein sequence MYIINTKLVTSEDENFPTVDRIRLLDDSQEHLRKDPAFLHAFQPILLLIANGYAKKGFYQTIAKKLELEYTDSLPVKINDSKSLSNRVGTKIQSQYLFFAYQEEDSLIIATPDPTPLRKMVENTLPFMAEKPRSIIVKICPISTVREALSQSAYILSNQLAESRLKNSNPLLSSYHILTKRNSRIALLTFLGFLVLLFFYPQPVFLGIYVFINVFYFLLNPFKGIVTITGIFAPPSDTLHTDRLYLPEENLPIYTILIPLKNEEAVVPKLIRHLRLLDYPAEKLDIKIILEVNDSKTLAAVEKELRLISEYDPDNLVFHIVKVPLGEISTKPRSLNFALQFSRGSVSVIYDAEDRPDPLQLKKAFSAFLANKLDTLCIQAKLNYYNPTQNFLTMFFTMEYSFWFDALLPGLQYWRIPIPLGGTSNHFLTDTLEKIGMWDPYNVTEDADLGWRLARLGYTTSMVDSYTFEEANSKLWNWIKQRTRWQKGFLMTLLVHMRTPKNMWQELGAWGCVTSILLFTTNFFLPVINPLLWIVFLLWYIPEMLGLHATIPIPHWLEVIGFINLVLGNGIYMLIHALGAIKTKRYHLLFMTPFIPLYWFLISFASYRAIWQIFSAPYAWEKTAHGLDK, from the coding sequence TTGTACATCATAAATACCAAACTTGTGACGTCGGAAGATGAAAATTTTCCTACTGTTGACAGAATTCGGTTGCTCGATGACTCGCAGGAACATCTCAGAAAAGATCCTGCATTCTTGCATGCCTTTCAGCCTATTCTACTTCTCATTGCAAACGGATACGCCAAAAAAGGCTTCTACCAGACTATTGCAAAGAAGCTTGAACTTGAATATACGGATTCTTTGCCCGTGAAAATAAACGACTCCAAGTCTCTCTCCAACAGAGTAGGAACAAAGATTCAGAGTCAGTATCTTTTCTTTGCTTATCAGGAAGAAGACTCGCTGATTATAGCGACTCCCGATCCGACACCTCTCAGGAAGATGGTCGAGAACACACTGCCTTTTATGGCAGAAAAACCACGGTCGATCATTGTTAAAATATGTCCGATTTCTACTGTCAGAGAGGCCCTTTCTCAGAGCGCTTATATTCTCTCCAATCAACTCGCGGAGAGTCGCCTCAAGAACAGCAACCCTCTCTTGTCCAGCTACCATATACTCACCAAGAGGAATTCTCGAATCGCACTATTAACATTTCTCGGCTTTCTTGTTCTCCTCTTTTTCTATCCTCAGCCAGTATTCCTCGGAATATATGTCTTTATAAACGTCTTCTATTTTCTTCTCAACCCGTTTAAAGGCATTGTCACTATCACTGGAATTTTTGCTCCTCCATCAGATACTCTCCATACGGATCGACTCTATTTGCCAGAGGAGAATCTTCCTATCTACACCATCCTCATCCCACTTAAAAATGAAGAGGCTGTTGTTCCAAAGCTTATTCGACACCTTCGACTGCTCGATTATCCGGCAGAAAAACTCGACATCAAAATTATCCTGGAAGTGAATGATTCGAAGACTCTTGCTGCCGTAGAAAAAGAGCTTCGCCTGATTTCCGAGTACGATCCTGATAACCTCGTCTTCCATATAGTAAAAGTCCCGCTGGGAGAGATATCCACCAAACCCCGATCGCTCAATTTCGCACTGCAATTTTCTCGCGGAAGCGTCAGTGTCATATATGATGCCGAAGACAGACCCGATCCGCTCCAACTCAAGAAGGCATTCTCCGCTTTTCTCGCGAACAAACTGGACACTCTCTGCATTCAAGCAAAACTCAACTATTACAATCCAACACAAAATTTCCTTACCATGTTTTTCACCATGGAGTATAGTTTCTGGTTCGACGCTCTTCTCCCAGGCCTGCAATACTGGCGCATTCCCATCCCACTTGGAGGAACCAGCAATCATTTCCTCACAGATACACTCGAGAAGATCGGAATGTGGGATCCGTACAATGTAACCGAAGACGCTGACCTCGGATGGAGGCTGGCGAGACTCGGATACACAACCTCCATGGTGGATTCCTACACATTCGAAGAGGCAAACAGCAAATTATGGAATTGGATCAAGCAGCGTACTCGATGGCAAAAAGGATTTCTCATGACACTCCTTGTTCATATGCGTACACCAAAGAACATGTGGCAAGAGTTGGGAGCTTGGGGCTGTGTTACTTCCATACTGCTCTTTACCACTAACTTTTTTCTTCCCGTTATCAATCCTCTTCTTTGGATCGTATTCCTTCTCTGGTATATTCCAGAAATGCTCGGCCTTCACGCGACCATACCTATTCCTCACTGGCTCGAGGTCATCGGATTCATCAATCTTGTACTTGGCAATGGAATCTACATGCTTATACATGCTCTTGGAGCCATAAAGACAAAACGATACCACTTGCTCTTTATGACACCTTTCATCCCCTTGTACTGGTTTCTTATTAGTTTCGCGAGCTACCGAGCTATCTGGCAGATATTCTCAGCTCCCTATGCTTGGGAGAAAACAGCTCACGGTTTGGACAAATAG